One segment of Leptospirillum ferrooxidans C2-3 DNA contains the following:
- a CDS encoding helix-turn-helix domain-containing protein: MQTSKRLRAYPTPAQEQILLQWIGHQRFIYNAKVSEDRYDRAFAQKAVSLSGTPVPIDQEYARFIGPENRPSRAEFVCQRCGLKDNADHNASRVIARRGIRLLLEGKIQKKEVRRCGIGKQKHPGQEPSEVKASGEDDQTQRSMRLCASSAKEERPFVRAEIPTTASA, encoded by the coding sequence ATGCAGACCAGCAAGCGCCTTCGCGCCTATCCCACTCCCGCCCAGGAACAGATCCTGCTCCAATGGATCGGACACCAGCGGTTCATCTATAACGCCAAGGTATCGGAAGACCGGTATGACCGGGCCTTCGCCCAAAAAGCGGTCTCTCTTTCGGGAACGCCCGTTCCCATCGATCAGGAGTACGCCCGGTTCATCGGACCGGAAAACCGGCCTTCCCGGGCCGAGTTCGTCTGCCAGCGCTGCGGACTAAAAGACAATGCCGATCACAACGCCAGTCGAGTCATCGCCCGAAGGGGGATCCGGCTTCTTCTGGAAGGGAAGATCCAGAAGAAAGAGGTTCGGCGGTGCGGGATCGGGAAACAGAAACACCCAGGACAGGAACCGTCCGAAGTCAAAGCCTCCGGAGAGGACGATCAGACGCAAAGGTCCATGCGCCTTTGCGCATCCTCGGCGAAAGAGGAACGTCCGTTCGTGAGAGCGGAAATCCCCACTACAGCGTCAGCTTAG
- the tnpA gene encoding IS200/IS605 family transposase, with product METQPNKSRSNAVYSLKLHIVFVTKYRRKTLAPDLLEYLQGAFGEILAEWRCTLLEFGGEADHVHLLAEIHPALNISTLINNLKTASSRRVRNRFSEHLKPFYREPYFWHRAYYVGSVGGATLETVRRYVEAQGTTEKAGRRKTKSPA from the coding sequence ATGGAAACTCAACCAAACAAGTCAAGATCCAATGCCGTCTATTCTCTCAAGCTGCACATTGTCTTTGTGACAAAGTATCGGCGCAAGACGCTCGCTCCGGATCTTCTGGAATATTTGCAGGGCGCCTTCGGCGAGATTCTGGCGGAATGGCGATGCACCTTGCTGGAATTCGGAGGGGAAGCGGATCATGTGCATCTTCTGGCGGAGATCCACCCGGCACTCAACATCTCCACCCTGATCAACAATCTGAAAACGGCCTCTTCCAGGCGTGTTCGCAACCGATTTTCGGAGCATCTCAAGCCGTTCTACCGGGAACCGTATTTCTGGCATCGGGCCTACTATGTGGGGAGTGTGGGCGGAGCGACACTGGAAACGGTCCGTCGCTATGTGGAAGCTCAAGGAACAACTGAAAAAGCGGGAAGAAGAAAAACAAAATCGCCCGCTTGA